In Falco cherrug isolate bFalChe1 chromosome 2, bFalChe1.pri, whole genome shotgun sequence, the following are encoded in one genomic region:
- the PLCXD2 gene encoding PI-PLC X domain-containing protein 2: MRPSPAGREGGRRRRRRAAGVMAESNADWMGSLPAALRTYPLSNLAIPGSHDSFSYWVDEKSPVGPDQATAIKRLARISLVKKIMKKWSVTQNLTFKEQLEGGIRYFDLRVSSKPGEIGQEIYFIHGLFGIKVWDGLKEINTFLEQHPKEVIFLDFNHFYAMDDSHHHFLINRIQSAFGSKLCSVECVEYVTLQYMWENKHQVLIFYHYPVYQEYSFLWPGNKMPAPWANTTNVHKLIQFLETTLEERSRYGTFHVSQAILTPRVRTIARHLIRGLKNTLVHRNLPMILNWVKAQKPGVMGVNIITSDFVELVDFAATVIALNDLLLEEDESATKS, encoded by the exons ATGAGGCCGTCGCCGGCCGGCAGGgagggcggccggcggcggcggcggcgagccGCGGGGGTTATGGCGGAGAGCAATGCAGACTGGATGGGCTCGCTGCCGGCGGCGTTGCGTACCTACCCGCTCTCCAACCTGGCCATACCGG GCTCACATGATTCTTTCAGCTACTGGGTTGATGAAAAATCTCCTGTGGGACCAGACCAAGCTACAGCTATCAAACGTTTGGCCAGAATTTCTTTGGTTAAAAAGATCATGAAGAAATGGTCAGTGACTCAAAATCTGACTTTCAAAGAGCAGTTGGAAGGTGGGATCCGCTACTTTGATCTTCGTGTATCTTCCAAACCTGGGGAAATAGGACAAGAGATCTACTTCATACATGGCTTGTTTGGCATCAAAGTATGGGATGGGCTGAAGGAGATTAACACCTTTCTTGAGCAGCACCCCAAGGAAGTAATCTTCTTGGATTTCAATCACTTCTATGCAATGGATGACAGCCATCACCACTTCCTGATCAACAGGATCCAGTCAGCTTTTGGATCCAAACTTTGTTCTGTTGAATGTGTAGAATATGTGACGTTACAGTACATGTGGGAGAATAAACATCAG GTTCTCATATTCTACCACTACCCTGTGTATCAGGAATACTCCTTCCTGTGGCCAGGTAATAAAATGCCAGCGCCATGGGCTAATACAACCAATGTGCACAAACTGATACAGTTCCTGGAGACCACTCTTGAGGAACGAAGTCGTTATGGAACATTTCATGTTTCTCAAGCAATTCTCACACCTCGAGTGAGAACTATTGCACGCCATCTAATTCGTGGTCTGAAGAACACACTTGTTCATAG GAACCTGCCCATGATTTTGAATTGGGTGAAAGCACAGAAGCCGGGTGTTATGGGTGTGAACATCATTACATCAGACTTCGTGGAGCTGGTTGACTTTGCTGCTACAGTTATTGCATTAAACGACCTCCTTCTAGAAGAGGATGAATCTGCAACTAAATCCTGA